A single region of the Glycine max cultivar Williams 82 chromosome 20, Glycine_max_v4.0, whole genome shotgun sequence genome encodes:
- the LOC100809523 gene encoding uncharacterized protein → MEIESVKCECCGLKEDCTQDYISEVKSKFDGKWLCGLCSEAVRDEVSHGGKKASAMDEAVKAHMSFCRKFKSNPAVRVAEGMRQMLRRRSDLSSSPSSSKKYTRSSSTSQVGDSSSFHL, encoded by the coding sequence ATGGAGATTGAGTCAGTGAAGTGCGAGTGTTGTGGATTGAAGGAGGATTGCACCCAAGACTACATCAGCGAAGTGAAGTCCAAGTTTGATGGGAAATGGTTGTGTGGGTTGTGCTCAGAAGCAGTGAGAGATGAAGTGAGCCATGGAGGAAAAAAGGCATCAGCTATGGATGAAGCTGTGAAGGCTCACATGTCATTTTGCCGTAAGTTCAAATCAAACCCTGCAGTTAGAGTTGCAGAAGGGATGAGGCAGATGCTACGGAGAAGGTCTGACTTgtcatcttctccatcttcaTCAAAGAAGTACACAAGGTCAAGCAGCACTTCTCAAGTGGGAGATTCTTCAAGTTTCCATTTGTAG